A single window of Microbacterium oryzae DNA harbors:
- a CDS encoding YceD family protein, with translation MREHTLTIPAPEQWGEGIVSVPKGRELDLDVRLESVHEGILVTGELDTVFEGVCGRCLRDIAEPLEVEFQELFEYPGEETADFEVQDDHVDLETLVRDAVVLSLPFQPVCQPDCPGLDPVTGERMAQSTGTAQQAPVDPRWAALQELTDQDGSAESAAPNTEES, from the coding sequence ATGCGCGAACACACCCTGACCATCCCGGCCCCGGAGCAGTGGGGCGAGGGGATCGTGTCCGTCCCGAAGGGGAGGGAGCTCGATCTCGACGTGCGCCTCGAGTCCGTGCACGAGGGCATCCTCGTGACCGGCGAGCTCGACACCGTCTTCGAAGGCGTGTGCGGGCGGTGCCTCCGCGACATCGCCGAACCGCTCGAAGTCGAGTTCCAGGAGCTTTTCGAGTATCCTGGAGAGGAAACTGCTGACTTCGAGGTTCAAGACGACCACGTGGATCTTGAAACTCTGGTCAGGGATGCGGTCGTTCTGTCGCTTCCGTTTCAGCCGGTGTGCCAGCCGGATTGCCCCGGACTCGACCCGGTCACGGGCGAGCGGATGGCGCAGAGCACCGGCACCGCGCAGCAGGCGCCCGTCGATCCTCGGTGGGCCGCGCTCCAAGAACTCACAGACCAGGATGGATCGGCGGAATCCGCCGCCCCGAACACAGAAGAGAGCTAG
- the rpmF gene encoding 50S ribosomal protein L32: MAGNPPKRKVSRSNTRSRRAQWKAEVPTLVKTVENGKVVYSRPHQAKVVTDSQGTELFLEYKGRKVADA, from the coding sequence ATGGCAGGTAACCCCCCGAAGCGGAAGGTCTCCCGTTCCAACACCCGCTCGCGCCGCGCGCAGTGGAAGGCGGAGGTCCCCACGCTGGTCAAGACGGTGGAGAACGGCAAGGTCGTCTACAGCCGCCCGCACCAGGCCAAGGTCGTCACGGACTCGCAGGGCACCGAGCTGTTCCTCGAGTACAAGGGCCGCAAGGTCGCCGACGCCTGA
- the coaD gene encoding pantetheine-phosphate adenylyltransferase, translating to MSNRIAVVPGSFDPPTLGHLDVIRRAASLYDELHVLVVHNPDKAGMLPIAVRLQLLEQSIAEAGLPGRIVVGAWSVGLLVDYAQEVGAGVLVKGIRSQGDVTYETPMAIMNNHLAGVETVFLLADPAHSVVSSSLVRQVAGLGGDVSPYVPAPVARYLESVTSKEL from the coding sequence ATGAGCAACCGGATCGCCGTCGTCCCCGGCTCCTTCGACCCGCCCACCCTCGGTCATCTCGACGTGATCCGACGCGCGGCGTCGCTGTATGACGAGCTGCACGTGCTCGTCGTGCACAACCCCGACAAGGCGGGGATGCTGCCCATCGCGGTGCGCCTGCAGCTGCTCGAGCAGTCGATCGCCGAGGCCGGGCTGCCCGGCAGGATCGTCGTCGGCGCGTGGAGCGTCGGTCTCCTCGTCGACTACGCGCAGGAGGTCGGCGCGGGCGTGCTGGTGAAGGGCATCCGGTCGCAGGGCGACGTGACGTACGAGACGCCGATGGCGATCATGAACAACCACCTCGCCGGCGTCGAGACCGTGTTCCTGCTCGCGGACCCCGCGCACTCCGTGGTGTCGAGCTCGCTCGTCCGTCAGGTCGCGGGTCTCGGCGGCGACGTCTCGCCGTACGTGCCTGCTCCGGTCGCGCGCTACCTCGAGAGCGTCACCTCCAAGGAGCTCTGA
- the rnc gene encoding ribonuclease III yields MRPLSEKLGVEIDAELLALAMTHRSYAYEHGGIPHNERLEFLGDSVLGLAVTSMLYRSLPDLDEGALAKRRASVVSTVALAEVARGLELGQYLKLGRGEERTGGRDKDSILADATEAVFGAAYLSAGADEAAALVLRLIEPLLADPARYGAAVDPKTSLQELAAKLGTTAPVYSVAARGPDHDRRFTATVTVGDHASTGDGTSKKQAEMAAALTAWHALSAPAADA; encoded by the coding sequence CTGCGGCCACTCTCCGAGAAGCTCGGCGTCGAGATCGACGCCGAGCTTCTCGCTTTGGCCATGACCCATCGCTCGTACGCGTACGAGCACGGCGGCATCCCGCACAATGAGCGGCTCGAGTTCCTCGGCGACTCCGTGCTGGGCCTCGCCGTGACCAGCATGCTCTACCGGAGCCTTCCCGATCTCGACGAGGGCGCTCTCGCGAAGCGGCGCGCCAGCGTCGTCTCCACCGTCGCCCTCGCCGAGGTGGCGCGCGGTCTCGAGCTGGGGCAGTACCTCAAGCTCGGCCGCGGCGAGGAGCGCACCGGCGGACGCGACAAGGACTCGATCCTCGCCGATGCCACCGAGGCGGTCTTCGGCGCCGCGTACCTCTCGGCAGGTGCCGACGAGGCGGCGGCACTCGTGCTGCGGCTCATCGAGCCGCTGCTCGCCGACCCCGCGCGATACGGGGCGGCGGTCGACCCGAAGACGAGCCTGCAGGAGCTGGCCGCCAAGCTCGGCACGACGGCTCCCGTCTACTCCGTCGCCGCGCGCGGGCCCGATCACGATCGCCGCTTCACGGCGACCGTGACGGTCGGCGATCATGCCTCCACCGGCGACGGCACGAGCAAGAAGCAGGCGGAGATGGCGGCCGCGCTGACGGCGTGGCACGCGCTGAGCGCGCCGGCCGCGGATGCCTGA
- the murA gene encoding UDP-N-acetylglucosamine 1-carboxyvinyltransferase encodes MTLLGDTKAAGASASPSGEVIEIRGGRPLRGQVDVRGAKNLATKAMVASLLGETPSILRDVPDIRDVEVVRSLLEVHGVAVSEGEEPGSLILDPSEAKSANFEEIDAHAGSSRIPILFCGPLLHVLGQAFIPDLGGCRIGDRPIDFHLDALRAFGAVVDKQPSGIRLSAPNGLHGADIELPYPSVGATEQVLLTAVRASGVTELRNAAIEPEIMDLIGVLQKMGAIISYEPNRVIFIEGVSELRGYDHRSLFDRNEAASWAAAALATDGDIFVKGARQYEMLTFLNVYRKVGGDFDITDEGIRFRRGTTPLKAVTVETDVHPGFMTDWQQPLIVALTQANGTSVVHETVYENRFGFIEALNQMGADIVVHREGLEGAYRRVPRRELEQAAVITGPTPLHGADIVVPDLRGGYSHVIAALAAEGTSRVSGVGIIRRGYEKFFEKLTALGADFDVVG; translated from the coding sequence ATGACTCTCCTGGGCGACACCAAGGCCGCGGGTGCTTCGGCATCCCCGAGCGGCGAAGTGATCGAGATCCGCGGCGGACGGCCGCTGCGCGGACAGGTCGACGTGCGAGGTGCCAAGAACCTCGCCACGAAGGCGATGGTCGCCTCTCTCCTCGGAGAGACGCCGAGCATCCTGCGCGACGTGCCCGACATCCGCGATGTCGAGGTCGTGCGATCGCTCCTCGAGGTGCACGGCGTGGCCGTGTCCGAGGGCGAGGAGCCCGGCTCGCTGATCCTCGATCCGAGCGAGGCGAAGTCCGCGAACTTCGAGGAGATCGACGCGCACGCGGGCTCCTCGCGCATCCCGATCCTGTTCTGCGGCCCGCTGCTGCACGTGCTGGGTCAGGCGTTCATCCCCGACCTCGGCGGCTGCCGCATCGGCGACCGCCCGATCGACTTCCACCTCGACGCGCTGCGCGCGTTCGGCGCGGTCGTCGACAAGCAGCCCAGCGGTATCCGCCTGTCGGCCCCCAACGGCCTGCACGGCGCCGACATCGAGCTGCCGTACCCGAGCGTGGGCGCCACCGAGCAGGTGCTGCTCACGGCGGTGCGCGCGTCGGGCGTGACAGAGCTGCGCAACGCGGCGATCGAGCCCGAGATCATGGACCTCATCGGCGTGCTGCAGAAGATGGGCGCCATCATCTCGTACGAGCCGAACCGGGTGATCTTCATCGAGGGCGTCAGCGAGCTGCGCGGTTACGACCACCGCTCGCTGTTCGACCGGAACGAGGCGGCCTCCTGGGCTGCTGCCGCGCTGGCCACGGATGGCGACATCTTCGTCAAGGGCGCGCGCCAGTACGAGATGCTCACGTTCCTCAACGTGTACCGCAAGGTCGGCGGCGACTTCGACATCACCGACGAGGGCATCCGCTTCCGTCGCGGCACGACGCCCCTCAAGGCCGTCACCGTCGAGACCGATGTGCACCCCGGCTTCATGACCGACTGGCAGCAGCCGCTGATCGTCGCGCTCACGCAGGCCAACGGCACGTCCGTCGTGCACGAGACCGTCTACGAGAACCGCTTCGGCTTCATCGAGGCGCTCAACCAGATGGGCGCGGACATCGTCGTGCACCGCGAGGGCCTGGAAGGCGCCTACCGGCGCGTGCCGCGTCGCGAGCTCGAGCAGGCAGCCGTGATCACCGGTCCGACGCCGCTGCACGGCGCCGACATCGTCGTGCCCGACCTCCGCGGCGGGTACAGCCACGTCATCGCGGCGTTGGCGGCCGAGGGCACGTCGCGGGTGTCCGGCGTCGGCATCATCCGACGCGGCTACGAGAAGTTCTTCGAGAAGCTCACCGCGCTCGGCGCCGACTTCGACGTCGTGGGGTGA
- a CDS encoding lysophospholipid acyltransferase family protein: MFGLVARIEVRGAERLPERGAYVLAPNHHSEIDPLIVALATWRIGRAPRFLAKESLFRIPVVGWLLHRAGMVPVARSRGAAAQAIAQATKLAEDQSGVIVYPEGTLTRDPDLWPMRGKSGAARLALAGGIPLIPMAHWGAQDLMPRYGKLSVLPPRKRITVAIGEPVDLADLTGRTDQAAIQTATERLMAAITALLEDLRGETAPPERWDPSQHGQTETGKL; this comes from the coding sequence ATGTTCGGCCTCGTCGCGCGCATCGAGGTCCGCGGGGCCGAGCGGCTGCCGGAGCGGGGAGCGTACGTCCTCGCGCCGAACCACCACAGCGAGATCGATCCGCTCATCGTGGCCCTCGCCACGTGGCGGATCGGTCGCGCGCCCCGGTTCCTCGCGAAGGAGAGCCTCTTCCGCATCCCGGTCGTGGGATGGCTGCTGCACCGGGCGGGGATGGTGCCGGTCGCGCGCTCGCGCGGCGCGGCGGCGCAGGCGATCGCGCAGGCGACGAAGCTCGCCGAGGATCAGAGCGGCGTCATCGTCTACCCGGAGGGAACGCTCACGCGCGACCCCGACCTGTGGCCGATGCGCGGCAAGTCGGGCGCCGCGCGCCTGGCGCTCGCCGGCGGCATCCCGCTCATCCCGATGGCCCACTGGGGCGCGCAGGACCTCATGCCGCGCTACGGGAAGCTCTCCGTCCTGCCGCCGCGCAAGCGCATCACGGTCGCGATCGGCGAGCCGGTGGACCTGGCGGACCTGACGGGGCGCACCGATCAGGCGGCGATCCAGACCGCGACCGAGCGCCTGATGGCGGCGATCACGGCGCTCCTCGAGGACCTGCGCGGCGAGACCGCGCCGCCCGAGCGCTGGGACCCGTCGCAGCACGGCCAGACCGAGACGGGCAAGCTGTGA
- the thiL gene encoding thiamine-phosphate kinase — MHSDPTVADLSEGEILRRILARTGQGSATLLGPGDDAAVVAAPSGSVVATTDTLIHGPDFRLAWSSGYDLGWKSAAVNLADVAAMGARPTALLVALALPGRTRVSFVEAMAEGLRAACDALAPGCAVVGGDLATGDVLTVAVTALGDLEGRAPVTRSGARPGDVVAVAGELGRAARGLELLFTRFRDADGAPVAIRPDDLHAGDADALAAQLRPAPPIGLGPFAALSGATAMMDVSDGLVLDARRMADASRATLDIATDALGADPRLALEGGEDHALLATFPSGALPPGFRAIGRVVERGDAPVLVDGEAHRGAGGWDPYRDWDAAAG, encoded by the coding sequence ATGCACTCCGATCCCACCGTCGCCGACCTGAGCGAGGGCGAGATCCTGCGCCGCATCCTCGCCCGCACGGGGCAGGGGAGCGCGACTCTCCTGGGGCCGGGTGACGACGCGGCCGTCGTGGCCGCGCCATCCGGCTCGGTCGTCGCGACCACCGACACGCTCATCCACGGCCCCGACTTCCGCCTCGCCTGGTCGAGCGGATACGACCTCGGATGGAAGTCGGCGGCGGTCAACCTCGCCGACGTCGCGGCGATGGGCGCGCGGCCCACGGCGCTGCTGGTCGCGCTCGCGCTGCCCGGCCGCACCCGCGTGTCGTTCGTCGAGGCGATGGCCGAGGGCCTGCGCGCCGCGTGTGACGCGCTGGCGCCCGGATGCGCGGTCGTGGGCGGCGACCTCGCGACGGGCGACGTGCTGACGGTCGCCGTCACCGCGCTCGGCGACCTCGAGGGCCGCGCGCCCGTCACGCGCTCCGGCGCGCGGCCGGGAGACGTCGTCGCGGTGGCGGGCGAGCTCGGCCGGGCCGCCCGCGGTCTGGAGCTGCTGTTCACCCGCTTCCGCGATGCCGACGGCGCGCCTGTGGCCATCCGACCGGATGACCTGCACGCCGGCGACGCCGATGCGCTGGCCGCTCAGCTGCGGCCGGCGCCGCCGATCGGGCTCGGGCCGTTCGCCGCCCTGTCGGGCGCGACGGCGATGATGGACGTCTCCGATGGCCTCGTGCTGGACGCCCGGCGGATGGCGGACGCCTCGCGGGCGACGCTCGACATCGCCACGGACGCGCTCGGCGCGGATCCGCGCCTCGCTCTCGAGGGCGGCGAGGACCACGCGCTGCTCGCGACCTTCCCGAGCGGCGCGCTGCCGCCCGGCTTCCGCGCGATCGGCCGCGTCGTCGAGCGCGGCGATGCGCCCGTGCTCGTCGACGGAGAGGCCCATCGCGGCGCCGGCGGATGGGACCCGTACCGCGACTGGGACGCCGCGGCGGGCTGA
- a CDS encoding ATP-dependent DNA helicase RecG, which yields MALTLDTPLAQALGAKTAGEYARAFGMSTVGDLLAHYPRRYESRGVLTPISSLPLGETVSIVAQVKQVSVRSMRQRKGTIVEAVISDGEGTITLTFFGQPWRKDQLKPGRRGVFSGKVGTYRGAFQLSNPNYELFDEDEDEDHERAREYAGQLIPMYPATASVATWDIQKAVAKCLDDLEGYPEPLDVDFRVAESLMPAAEAIEGVHRPMNRAHVQTSQRTLRMHEALVLQTALAQQRWFVRAMAATERRAAPGGLLERFDATLPFSLTDDQRVVGERIAADLVQGWPMNRLVQGEVGSGKTLVALRAMLQVAESGGQAALIAPTEVLAGQHLRSITKMLGPELAPLLMPTLLTGQMPAAVRRKAALRVASGQALIVVGTHALLSEGTTFADLGLVVVDEQHRFGVDQRETLRAKGSSPHALVLTATPIPRTVAMTVFGDLEVSTIRTMPAGRAGIETFVAPVQRPGWFERVWERAFEEVGKGRQVFVVCPAIDVSKKGKDAEEDEPTAPVLAGERPQGPRWGVVQVAELLGSHPHLGRARMSVLHGRMPAEEKDRIMQAFSRGEVDVLIATTVIEVGVDVPNASTMIILDADRFGVSQLHQLRGRVGRGGVPGLCLLVTEAEEGTPARERVDAVAATLDGFELAEVDLELRGEGDVLGDAQSGSRSSLRLLRVVKDRDLIARAREEADRILAEDPALDAHPDLAHALARRVSEAEREALGKS from the coding sequence ATGGCGCTCACGCTCGACACCCCGCTCGCGCAGGCGCTGGGGGCGAAGACCGCGGGCGAGTACGCGCGTGCGTTCGGCATGAGCACCGTCGGCGATCTGCTCGCCCATTATCCGCGTCGCTACGAGTCGCGAGGCGTGCTGACGCCGATCTCCAGTCTTCCCCTCGGCGAGACCGTGTCGATCGTGGCGCAGGTCAAGCAGGTGTCGGTGCGGTCGATGCGCCAGCGCAAGGGCACGATCGTCGAGGCCGTCATCAGCGACGGCGAGGGCACGATCACCCTCACCTTCTTCGGCCAGCCCTGGCGGAAGGACCAGCTGAAGCCGGGACGCCGGGGGGTGTTCTCCGGCAAGGTGGGCACGTACCGTGGCGCGTTCCAGCTGTCGAACCCGAACTACGAGCTCTTCGACGAGGACGAGGACGAGGATCACGAGCGGGCGCGCGAGTACGCCGGGCAGCTCATCCCGATGTATCCGGCCACCGCGTCCGTCGCGACCTGGGACATCCAGAAGGCGGTCGCGAAGTGCCTGGACGACCTCGAGGGATACCCCGAGCCGCTCGACGTCGACTTCCGTGTCGCGGAGTCGCTCATGCCCGCCGCCGAGGCGATCGAGGGCGTGCACCGGCCGATGAATCGGGCGCACGTGCAGACCTCGCAGCGGACCCTGCGCATGCACGAGGCCCTCGTGCTGCAGACGGCACTCGCGCAGCAGCGGTGGTTCGTGCGGGCGATGGCCGCGACCGAGCGCCGCGCCGCGCCGGGCGGGCTGCTCGAGCGGTTCGACGCGACGCTGCCGTTCTCCCTCACCGACGACCAGCGCGTCGTCGGCGAACGGATCGCCGCAGATCTCGTGCAGGGATGGCCGATGAACCGGCTCGTGCAGGGCGAGGTCGGCTCCGGCAAGACGCTCGTCGCGCTGCGCGCCATGCTGCAGGTGGCGGAGTCGGGCGGACAGGCCGCGCTCATCGCGCCGACGGAGGTGCTGGCCGGCCAGCACCTGCGCTCCATCACGAAGATGCTGGGCCCGGAGCTCGCGCCCCTGCTCATGCCGACGCTCCTCACCGGCCAGATGCCGGCGGCCGTCCGTCGCAAGGCCGCGCTGCGCGTCGCCTCCGGTCAGGCGCTCATCGTCGTCGGCACCCACGCGCTGCTCAGCGAGGGCACGACGTTCGCCGACCTCGGCCTCGTCGTCGTCGACGAGCAGCACCGGTTCGGCGTCGACCAGCGGGAGACCCTGCGCGCGAAGGGCTCGAGTCCGCATGCTCTCGTCCTCACCGCCACCCCCATCCCGCGCACGGTCGCGATGACGGTCTTCGGCGATCTCGAGGTGTCGACCATCCGCACGATGCCCGCCGGTCGCGCGGGCATCGAGACGTTCGTCGCCCCCGTGCAGCGCCCCGGATGGTTCGAGCGGGTCTGGGAGCGGGCGTTCGAGGAGGTGGGCAAGGGCCGCCAGGTCTTCGTCGTGTGCCCGGCCATCGACGTCTCGAAGAAGGGCAAGGACGCCGAGGAGGACGAGCCGACCGCGCCCGTGCTCGCGGGGGAGCGCCCGCAGGGGCCGCGGTGGGGCGTCGTCCAGGTCGCGGAGCTGCTGGGCAGCCATCCGCACCTCGGGCGCGCGCGCATGTCGGTGCTGCACGGGCGCATGCCGGCGGAGGAGAAGGACCGCATCATGCAGGCCTTCTCGCGCGGCGAGGTCGACGTGCTCATCGCCACGACCGTCATCGAGGTCGGCGTCGACGTGCCGAACGCCTCGACGATGATCATCCTCGACGCCGACCGGTTCGGCGTCTCGCAGCTGCACCAGCTGCGAGGCCGGGTGGGCAGAGGCGGCGTTCCCGGCCTCTGCCTGCTCGTGACCGAGGCCGAGGAGGGGACGCCCGCGCGCGAGCGCGTCGACGCCGTGGCGGCCACCCTCGACGGGTTCGAGCTCGCCGAGGTGGACCTCGAGCTGCGCGGCGAGGGCGACGTCCTGGGAGACGCCCAGTCGGGCTCGCGCTCGTCGCTGCGGCTGCTGCGCGTGGTGAAGGACCGCGACCTCATCGCCCGCGCTCGCGAGGAGGCCGACCGCATCCTCGCGGAGGACCCCGCGCTCGATGCGCATCCGGATCTCGCGCACGCCCTCGCCCGCCGCGTGAGCGAAGCCGAGCGCGAGGCGCTCGGGAAGAGCTGA
- a CDS encoding DUF3515 family protein — protein sequence MLRRLAAVAGLAAIAAVSGCATTVHLEPAPRADDPLCAEVSVRMPDTVAGLERHWTDAQATAVWGDPTAVILTCGLEALAPTTEQCVTIDGVDWVVDETDRPNLRMTTYGREPAVQVYVDTTVVTADSVLAGSALGGPVSTIPKTTQCTDPDTADPDVDDAPTTESDGD from the coding sequence GTGCTCCGCCGTCTCGCCGCCGTCGCAGGTCTCGCCGCCATCGCGGCCGTCTCGGGATGCGCCACGACCGTGCACCTGGAGCCGGCGCCGCGGGCGGACGACCCGCTCTGCGCGGAGGTGTCGGTGCGGATGCCCGACACCGTCGCCGGCCTCGAGCGCCACTGGACCGATGCGCAGGCGACGGCGGTCTGGGGCGACCCGACCGCGGTCATCCTCACCTGCGGACTGGAGGCACTGGCGCCGACGACCGAGCAGTGCGTGACGATCGACGGGGTCGACTGGGTCGTCGACGAGACCGACCGGCCGAACCTGCGCATGACGACCTACGGGCGCGAGCCCGCGGTGCAGGTGTACGTCGACACGACGGTGGTCACGGCCGACAGCGTGCTCGCGGGCAGCGCGCTCGGCGGGCCGGTGTCGACCATCCCCAAGACGACGCAGTGCACCGACCCCGACACCGCCGACCCCGACGTCGACGACGCCCCCACCACCGAGTCCGACGGCGACTGA
- a CDS encoding RsmD family RNA methyltransferase — MTRIIAGRAGGARLEVPRSGTRPTSERVRESLFGSLEDTGLLEGASVVDLYAGSGALGLECASRGAAAVDLVERSKPAAALARRNADVVRRAMGADAPRVRVHPVAVRAFLRSTAPGIDIALLDPPYDLPAADLAEDLALLAPLLRPDGLVVVERATRSGAPDWSAAGLAAWRERSYGDTTLWWGEPA, encoded by the coding sequence GTGACGAGGATCATCGCGGGGCGCGCGGGCGGCGCGCGGCTGGAGGTGCCGCGATCGGGCACGCGTCCGACGAGCGAGCGGGTGAGGGAGTCGCTGTTCGGCTCGCTCGAGGACACCGGTCTGCTCGAGGGCGCGTCGGTCGTGGACCTGTACGCCGGGTCGGGCGCGCTGGGCCTGGAATGCGCGAGTCGGGGCGCCGCCGCCGTCGACCTCGTCGAGCGCTCGAAGCCCGCCGCCGCTCTCGCGCGCCGCAACGCCGACGTCGTCCGCCGTGCGATGGGGGCGGATGCCCCGCGCGTGCGGGTGCACCCGGTCGCCGTGCGCGCCTTCCTCCGCAGCACCGCCCCGGGCATCGACATCGCCCTGCTCGACCCGCCCTACGACCTGCCGGCCGCCGACCTCGCCGAGGACCTCGCCCTGCTCGCGCCGCTGCTGCGCCCCGACGGCCTCGTCGTCGTGGAGCGCGCGACCCGCTCCGGCGCTCCTGACTGGAGCGCGGCGGGTCTGGCCGCATGGCGCGAGCGGTCGTACGGCGACACGACCCTCTGGTGGGGCGAGCCCGCCTGA
- a CDS encoding NAD(P)H-dependent glycerol-3-phosphate dehydrogenase has product MPERVVVLGAGSWGTTFGKILADGGAQVTMWARRAELAYEIDQAKRNSQYLAGINLPRTIRATHVLQKAVEGADQIYLSVPSKSARDTLKQLRPLIGPDVPVVSLMKGVEKKSGLRMSQVVEQALDCDPARIAVASGPNLALEIAREQPTAAVISSSSQETADRIARTARNRYFRSFVNTDVIGTEFGGVLKNLIAVAIGIVDGVGYGENTKASIITRGLVEMTDFAVAYGARAETMQGLAGLGDLIATCQSPLSRNNTAGRLLGQGYTLQDVVKQMEQTAEGLGSVAPILKLARAKGVEMPIVEQVRMVLDGTLDPRDIAPHLTTDDDTPRGERTTNDDGDSGGALRRALQRARDLLRDGGRGAGRDRP; this is encoded by the coding sequence ATCCCCGAGCGCGTGGTCGTGCTCGGCGCGGGCAGCTGGGGCACGACCTTCGGCAAGATCCTCGCCGACGGGGGCGCGCAGGTCACGATGTGGGCGCGGCGCGCGGAGCTCGCGTACGAGATCGACCAGGCGAAGCGCAATTCGCAGTACCTCGCCGGCATCAACCTGCCCCGGACCATCCGCGCCACCCATGTGCTGCAGAAGGCCGTCGAGGGCGCCGACCAGATCTACCTCTCGGTGCCCAGCAAGTCCGCACGCGACACGCTCAAGCAGCTGCGTCCGCTCATCGGGCCCGACGTGCCGGTCGTCAGCCTCATGAAGGGCGTGGAGAAGAAGTCGGGCCTGCGGATGAGCCAGGTCGTCGAGCAGGCGCTCGACTGCGACCCCGCGCGCATCGCGGTCGCCAGCGGCCCGAACCTCGCCCTCGAGATCGCCCGCGAGCAGCCCACCGCCGCCGTCATCTCCTCGTCGAGCCAGGAGACCGCCGACCGCATCGCGCGGACCGCGCGCAACCGCTACTTCCGCAGCTTCGTCAACACCGACGTGATCGGCACGGAGTTCGGCGGAGTGCTGAAGAATCTCATCGCGGTCGCCATCGGCATCGTCGACGGCGTGGGCTACGGCGAGAACACGAAGGCCTCCATCATCACGCGCGGCCTCGTGGAGATGACGGACTTCGCCGTCGCCTACGGCGCGCGGGCGGAGACCATGCAGGGGCTGGCCGGGCTCGGCGACCTCATCGCGACGTGCCAGTCGCCGCTCAGCCGCAACAACACCGCGGGGCGCCTCCTCGGGCAGGGCTACACGCTGCAGGACGTCGTGAAGCAGATGGAGCAGACGGCCGAGGGCCTCGGCTCCGTCGCGCCCATCCTCAAGCTCGCGCGGGCGAAGGGCGTGGAGATGCCCATCGTCGAGCAGGTGCGCATGGTGCTGGATGGCACGCTCGACCCGCGCGACATCGCGCCCCACCTCACCACAGACGATGACACCCCTCGGGGCGAGAGGACGACGAATGACGACGGCGACAGTGGCGGTGCTCTTCGGCGGGCGCTCCAGCGAGCACGCGATCTCCTCCGCGACGGCGGGCGGGGTGCTGGGCGCGATCGACCGTGA
- a CDS encoding D-alanine--D-alanine ligase family protein has protein sequence MTTATVAVLFGGRSSEHAISSATAGGVLGAIDRDRYRVIPIGITRDGVFVLEEDDPSRFRLDAERLPEVVDNGTRVIWPQGGADRTLRVRLDDGSERELGEVDAVLPILHGLHGEDGTMQGFLDILGLPYAGGGVLDSALCMDKHFMKVALQAEGVPVAPWTTVRKVRWDADADAVRAEADALGYPLFVKPARAGSSVGVSKARDASELDEAMRIAFAEDDKVLVEQGIAGREIEVAMLEGRDGGPARASLPGEIVLTTRDFYDFEGKYLGGEGVDVVCPADLTDEQITAIREVGVRAFEAVDGRGLARVDVFLTTEGEVVVNELNTMPGFTPISMFPKCWIASGMTYSELITELVELGRARAA, from the coding sequence ATGACGACGGCGACAGTGGCGGTGCTCTTCGGCGGGCGCTCCAGCGAGCACGCGATCTCCTCCGCGACGGCGGGCGGGGTGCTGGGCGCGATCGACCGTGACCGCTACCGGGTGATCCCGATCGGGATCACCCGCGACGGCGTCTTCGTCCTCGAGGAGGACGACCCGAGCCGGTTCCGGCTCGACGCCGAGCGCCTGCCCGAGGTCGTCGACAACGGCACGCGCGTCATCTGGCCCCAGGGCGGCGCGGACCGCACGCTGCGGGTCCGGCTCGACGACGGCAGCGAGCGCGAGCTCGGCGAGGTGGACGCGGTGCTGCCGATCCTCCACGGCCTGCATGGCGAGGACGGGACGATGCAGGGCTTCCTCGACATCCTCGGCCTGCCCTACGCCGGCGGCGGGGTGCTCGACTCGGCGCTGTGCATGGACAAGCACTTCATGAAGGTCGCGCTGCAGGCCGAGGGCGTGCCGGTCGCGCCGTGGACGACCGTGCGGAAGGTGCGGTGGGACGCCGACGCCGACGCCGTGCGCGCGGAGGCCGACGCGCTCGGCTACCCGCTCTTCGTCAAGCCCGCGCGCGCGGGCTCCAGCGTCGGCGTCTCGAAGGCCCGCGACGCCTCCGAGCTCGACGAGGCGATGCGCATCGCCTTCGCCGAGGACGACAAGGTGCTCGTGGAGCAGGGGATCGCCGGGCGCGAGATCGAGGTCGCCATGCTCGAGGGGCGCGACGGCGGCCCTGCGCGCGCCTCGCTTCCCGGCGAGATCGTGCTGACGACCCGCGACTTCTACGACTTCGAGGGGAAGTACCTCGGCGGCGAGGGCGTCGACGTCGTGTGCCCGGCGGATCTCACCGACGAGCAGATCACGGCCATCCGCGAGGTGGGCGTCCGCGCGTTCGAGGCGGTGGATGGCCGTGGCCTGGCGCGCGTGGACGTCTTCCTCACGACGGAGGGCGAGGTCGTCGTCAACGAGCTCAACACCATGCCCGGCTTCACGCCGATCTCGATGTTCCCGAAGTGCTGGATCGCCTCGGGGATGACGTACTCGGAGCTCATCACCGAGCTCGTCGAGCTCGGTCGCGCCCGCGCGGCCTGA